In the Candidatus Dependentiae bacterium genome, TTCAAAAATCCAACAGCTAGATGATGCAACGATTCATCTTGATACTGAGAATTTTTTAAATACATGCCAGGCTTTGCAATGCTTTCAATATACTGCTGCGTATCTAAAACAAGTTGATAAATTTCGCGCTGACGTGGTGTAAATTTTCCATTTGCTGGATAGGTTCTGGTAAGATCTGCAGCATAAAGCCCATACTCAGCACCAATATCAACAACCACCAAATCTTCTTCCATAATTTGCTGATTGTTTTCAACATAGTGCAAGATGGTCGTGTTTTTACCCGTTGCTACAATGCTGGGAAATGAACGATTTGTTGATGCTACATAAGTAAACATGTATTCGATAGCAGCTTGTACTTGATACTCAAACTTTCCTGCACCAATTTCACGCGCTGCAGCTTGCTGCGCCATGAGCGTCAATTGTACAGCTTTATAAATGAGATCAATTTCATATTGATCCTTGAATCGGCGCATTTCATGAACAAGTGGCGAAATATCTTGTGTTATCGATTTTAAAAGCGGAAACCATTCCTGAATCTGTTTTTGCAACATAATCGGAAACATATAACCGCTTACTGATAAATCAAGCAACGTAAAAAGATGAGATTTTTCATGAAGTGATTGTTTGAGGTTTTTAAGCAAATTCTCATATTTATGCTGCTCAAAAAGAGGATGAAATGAGTATCCTTTTTCAATTTCACCAAGGGGGCGTATTTCATCAAATCCATAATCATTTGCATCTTGACCAATCTTGAGCGTAACATTTACCCACTTTTCTCGCGAATCAGCATAACGTGGTAAATATAAATACTCTTTCCCATCCCAGTGCATACATAAAACCGCAGCCGGCTCTGTAAGTCCTGTTAAATAATAAAAAGAGCTTTCTTGTCGAAATGGAGCCCGTTCAGAAGTTTCAAACCCTGCACTGAGCATAATAATACCGCTATCCAGATGCGGATATTCATCTTGAAGAGCTTCGCGCAGTCGCTTTCGACGCTCCTTAAATAAAGCTTTATTTTGTGGTGGAACAAAAATCATTCTTCTCCTTTAATTCTTTTATGATCAATCACTATTCATGCGCATTATTTGAGGCTGTCTAAATTTTTGCGCAAAAGAACCAAGTGAATCAAGCCGAACACACAATACCATGGCACACTCGCGCTTCCAATTCCCAGATTCTCGATATTTTTTCTCTTCAAAGCCACAATAAAATCCCCAACAGTGCCCATTATAGTCTAATCGAACTCGATGTAAGAGTGGACGTATTGTTGAAAATTCAAAAAAATAAGGCCGATTTTCTGCATAAAATTGAACATCATAGCACAGTGTTGTTTGCCGAGTCAGAGGAATTGTAGCACTAAAGGTAAGAAAGTGCGGAATGTTTGAAAGTAATGCACGCTCAACTTGCAACTCACTCCGCTGAAAAAGATATCCGGCACTTATAATCATTTTTTTACGTACAAATGATGCAGAAATTTCTGATTGCAAGAGTCGCCCGTTACGCCACTCATACTCCTGTGTTGCAGCAATTGTTAGTGGATTAAAACTTAACGAACAATCAAAACTTAATGGTAATAAATGCTTATCAAGCGTTCCTCGTCGTAAGAAAAAAATATCCGATCGACCATAAAAATCATAACTCTGACTCAGTTGCCAATCAAGTGCAAGTTTTGGTGTAATAACACTATTTCTCAGAGCAAAAACAAGTTGATTTGCAGGATATTGACGATCCCACCGATCAAAGTAATACCAATGATCTTGTTGAAATTTTGGGGATAATTCCCATCGGAAAAGTGGCTGCAAAAAATGAGTATACGAGCCATTTTCGCTCATCATAGACCACTCAGGCAAAGCCCATTCAGCGCCATAGGTCAAGAAAAAACGAAACCCTCCATATCCAAGAACACGCCGTTCAAATACATTTTTTGAATATTGCACGTCTTGCTTCTGATTACTCCTAAATTGAAAATGTGGATTAACCCATAGACTTAAGGTATTGTCATACAATGAAAAAGATTCCCTCAAATCAGCCCGGTAATGTGCACGTAAAAGGTCAGCTTTCGCTTGTGGAATAAGAATATTTTCTTGAGCAAGCAATCCATTTAAAAATATTTTTTCATACTCGTATTGACGATACGTTACCTGATCAACAAAAAAATCATGCCGATAAGAAAATATGTTTTTCCAAATTGCGTAAGCACTATTCCATTCAAAGCGAGGCAGATAGGTCAACCCAACGCGATCTTCAAGCTCCTGAGTTGATGATGTAACCCCAACTCCTATTGGTTGCTGTGAAGTAAGCTGTTCAAGCTGATCAGGCATAAGAGGAGAAAATCGTCTACGACTTGTCTTCTCATCTGCAACAGAAAGTTCAAGGTGATTTTTCGGAGAAAACAATCGTAAATGACCTGAATTATAAAATTGATCATCAACATCATCGGTAGTATTAAAAAAATGATACCCAATTTTTTTATCAGTACCAAAATCAAGACGAGTAAGCGAAGCAAATAACATGTTATTAATAACACTACTGCTGGAACGAAAATCGGTTGCCTGAATCCAGTAGCGATGATCGGTTGCTTTAAAAATTTTATCTTTCTTCAAAACAAAGCTATCTCGAGCTATGGCATAGTGCCCTTTAAAATGCAAAAAGTTTTCAGGCGCACATGCCCAACGAAATTCATCTGAGACAACTAAGCCACGCTTATCACGCCAATCAACCGCAAGCGTTGTATCGCAATGAGAGCTAAAATATTTGTAATATTCCTGCTTAAAGCCAAAACCATATACATAGTCAAAATAAAAGCGAGGAATTAAGAAACCGGATTTTGAACGACCTTGAATAGGAAATACCATGCGTGGGAGGTAAAAAACAGGAATTCCACCAATCTTAAAAACAATATTACATGCCTTAATAAAATAACCACCACGCACCTCAGCACTATCTGCACTCAAGTTCCAATGCGCATGATATGCATCGCAAGGGGTGTAGACCATATCGATCATACGCCATTCATTTTCTCCATATTTTTCAGCACGATCAGCCGCAAGATACCCTTCATCAACGTGAAATCGAACTTGTTCGGCATAGCCCGTTTTGTCAAGAAGGTTCAAATAGAACTGCTCTGCCAAGATAATGAAGTCGTTGTTTTCAATTTTTAAAAAGCTTCCAGGCTGTACTCGCGCATGGAGTGTCTGAGCTTTTTTATCAACATCAACAA is a window encoding:
- a CDS encoding aminopeptidase P family protein, with the translated sequence MIFVPPQNKALFKERRKRLREALQDEYPHLDSGIIMLSAGFETSERAPFRQESSFYYLTGLTEPAAVLCMHWDGKEYLYLPRYADSREKWVNVTLKIGQDANDYGFDEIRPLGEIEKGYSFHPLFEQHKYENLLKNLKQSLHEKSHLFTLLDLSVSGYMFPIMLQKQIQEWFPLLKSITQDISPLVHEMRRFKDQYEIDLIYKAVQLTLMAQQAAAREIGAGKFEYQVQAAIEYMFTYVASTNRSFPSIVATGKNTTILHYVENNQQIMEEDLVVVDIGAEYGLYAADLTRTYPANGKFTPRQREIYQLVLDTQQYIESIAKPGMYLKNSQYQDESLHHLAVGFLKKAGYADYFVHGIGHYLGLDVHDVGDYSTPLMPGDVFTIEPGIYIPDEKLGVRIEDDYVMTDDGAVCLSFDLPRQPDEIERWMQTVRE
- a CDS encoding LPS-assembly protein LptD, with translation MKQRLLTLLLLVTLFTSTLHSTPHATQIKKLSIKSLEQQVLDADRVSFRGEVEVWVDEKLHLWADVVDVDKKAQTLHARVQPGSFLKIENNDFIILAEQFYLNLLDKTGYAEQVRFHVDEGYLAADRAEKYGENEWRMIDMVYTPCDAYHAHWNLSADSAEVRGGYFIKACNIVFKIGGIPVFYLPRMVFPIQGRSKSGFLIPRFYFDYVYGFGFKQEYYKYFSSHCDTTLAVDWRDKRGLVVSDEFRWACAPENFLHFKGHYAIARDSFVLKKDKIFKATDHRYWIQATDFRSSSSVINNMLFASLTRLDFGTDKKIGYHFFNTTDDVDDQFYNSGHLRLFSPKNHLELSVADEKTSRRRFSPLMPDQLEQLTSQQPIGVGVTSSTQELEDRVGLTYLPRFEWNSAYAIWKNIFSYRHDFFVDQVTYRQYEYEKIFLNGLLAQENILIPQAKADLLRAHYRADLRESFSLYDNTLSLWVNPHFQFRSNQKQDVQYSKNVFERRVLGYGGFRFFLTYGAEWALPEWSMMSENGSYTHFLQPLFRWELSPKFQQDHWYYFDRWDRQYPANQLVFALRNSVITPKLALDWQLSQSYDFYGRSDIFFLRRGTLDKHLLPLSFDCSLSFNPLTIAATQEYEWRNGRLLQSEISASFVRKKMIISAGYLFQRSELQVERALLSNIPHFLTFSATIPLTRQTTLCYDVQFYAENRPYFFEFSTIRPLLHRVRLDYNGHCWGFYCGFEEKKYRESGNWKRECAMVLCVRLDSLGSFAQKFRQPQIMRMNSD